One Nostoc sp. UHCC 0302 DNA window includes the following coding sequences:
- a CDS encoding sulfur transferase domain-containing protein → MNIVRKINEELAIAGQITPVQLKQIADEGYSSVLNLRLSDEKGLLTQEQEQAEYLGLYYINLPTKVEDINHQATLSVIFATIAELPKPTLIHCDNSIRSAAIVLLYIATKQGIAFEKALQKTIQLGLIKINAINLDLNTSIILVSLD, encoded by the coding sequence ATGAATATTGTAAGAAAAATTAACGAGGAGTTAGCGATCGCCGGACAAATTACACCAGTCCAGTTAAAACAAATAGCTGATGAAGGCTATAGCTCTGTGCTTAACCTCCGGTTGTCAGACGAAAAAGGTTTACTAACCCAAGAACAAGAGCAAGCTGAGTATTTAGGATTGTACTACATTAATCTCCCAACTAAAGTTGAAGACATTAATCATCAAGCTACGCTGAGCGTAATATTTGCAACCATCGCAGAGCTACCGAAACCGACTCTGATACATTGTGATAACTCAATACGTTCCGCTGCAATAGTGTTATTGTATATTGCCACTAAGCAGGGTATTGCATTTGAAAAAGCATTGCAAAAAACTATCCAGTTAGGCTTGATTAAAATCAATGCTATCAATTTAGATTTAAATACTAGTATAATACTTGTTTCACTTGATTAG
- a CDS encoding late competence development ComFB family protein gives MSKTLVNLTMPIVLQGIEDVLEKYPHHPYQKFFANSDFRQGLIAYILNRIPSHYISVEVEEKEDLFHSSYFHNCLEQAMRIETIVHQGIKQILYEKTEELSRYIPEVTDPSRVPSNWFG, from the coding sequence ATGTCCAAGACACTTGTTAATTTAACAATGCCGATAGTTCTTCAAGGAATTGAGGATGTTTTAGAAAAATATCCTCATCATCCTTATCAAAAATTTTTTGCAAACTCTGATTTTAGACAAGGTTTAATTGCTTATATTCTCAACAGGATTCCTAGCCATTACATAAGTGTTGAAGTGGAAGAAAAAGAGGATTTGTTCCATTCAAGTTATTTTCACAACTGTTTAGAACAAGCCATGCGAATAGAAACTATTGTTCACCAAGGAATTAAGCAAATCTTGTATGAAAAAACAGAGGAATTAAGTCGGTATATTCCAGAAGTCACTGATCCATCTCGTGTTCCGTCTAATTGGTTTGGCTAA
- a CDS encoding NAD(P)/FAD-dependent oxidoreductase → MEIFDYVILGAGLGGLSAAACLTRQGYRVAVLEQHYLAGGCCHTFDYGEYSFCADVHYISQCSSGKTIAQFLNYIQQDVPFNSLDPDCIDRVITPKADFKIPLGWENLRSRLLSTFPEEADAINRYCNEIKQLHQEIRNLVREVRWFDQKLSDWLKLPKYLNLFRKRNWTLQDLYNHVGLSPKLQAVLAGQSGDYALPPEEIALLTHTSLVWDYSEGAYYPKHHFKHFVDTITEAITAGGGVIKYSTPVNYIQVNDHNVHSVSANDVIYRATKAYISDLDPKLTVELMHDSEALSHREHQRLTSYEYSASAFNIYLGLDSRFDPQRYGIGNWNIWYYPTGNLNREYQQQLQDNFSQPWIFLSCPTMKSNEPGMGPAGHHVLEIATVCPYKPFEHLQKTDPKAYKAKKREVYQQIMTSVRKLIPDVDNYTRMKVYGTPTTSEFYLGQPQGNIYGAKLIPKQVGLNRLGYTTELSNLFFVGASAGYPSVPGVIGNGMDVVELITGQSVRYTAETSEPLVAVG, encoded by the coding sequence ATGGAAATCTTTGATTATGTGATTCTGGGAGCCGGACTAGGTGGACTGTCGGCCGCAGCTTGTTTAACCCGACAAGGCTACCGAGTAGCAGTATTAGAGCAACATTACTTAGCTGGTGGATGCTGTCACACATTTGATTATGGTGAATACAGCTTTTGTGCTGATGTACATTACATTTCTCAATGTAGTTCTGGTAAAACCATAGCCCAATTCCTCAATTATATTCAGCAGGATGTACCCTTTAATAGCCTAGATCCTGACTGCATTGATCGAGTCATCACACCTAAAGCAGATTTTAAAATTCCCTTGGGATGGGAAAATCTGCGATCGCGTTTACTTTCTACATTTCCAGAAGAAGCTGATGCAATTAACCGTTACTGCAACGAGATTAAGCAATTACATCAGGAAATACGTAACCTAGTGCGAGAAGTACGCTGGTTTGATCAGAAGTTATCTGACTGGTTGAAATTACCAAAATATTTAAATCTATTTCGTAAGCGGAATTGGACTCTGCAAGATTTATACAATCATGTCGGCTTGTCGCCGAAACTGCAAGCAGTGCTAGCAGGACAAAGTGGCGACTATGCCCTACCACCCGAAGAAATTGCCTTGCTTACCCACACTTCTCTTGTTTGGGACTACTCAGAAGGCGCTTACTATCCAAAACATCACTTCAAACATTTTGTTGACACCATTACAGAAGCAATTACCGCAGGTGGAGGCGTCATTAAATATTCAACGCCAGTCAATTACATTCAAGTTAATGACCACAATGTCCACAGCGTATCAGCTAATGATGTAATTTATCGCGCTACTAAAGCTTATATCAGTGACCTTGACCCCAAATTGACAGTAGAGTTGATGCATGATTCTGAAGCTTTGAGCCATAGAGAACATCAACGCCTCACCAGTTATGAATACTCAGCTAGTGCTTTCAATATCTACCTGGGTTTAGATAGTCGCTTCGATCCTCAACGCTACGGCATCGGTAACTGGAATATTTGGTACTATCCCACAGGTAATTTAAACAGAGAATATCAACAACAATTGCAGGATAACTTTAGTCAGCCGTGGATTTTCCTCTCTTGTCCGACGATGAAATCCAATGAACCAGGCATGGGGCCAGCAGGGCATCATGTCCTAGAGATTGCCACTGTCTGCCCTTATAAACCTTTTGAACATCTGCAAAAAACTGACCCAAAAGCGTATAAAGCCAAAAAACGGGAAGTCTATCAGCAGATTATGACTAGTGTTAGAAAGTTGATTCCAGATGTAGACAACTACACCCGCATGAAAGTTTACGGTACACCTACCACCAGCGAATTTTATTTGGGACAACCGCAGGGTAATATTTACGGTGCAAAATTAATACCCAAACAAGTTGGTTTAAATCGCCTGGGATATACAACGGAGTTGTCTAACCTGTTCTTTGTAGGCGCGAGTGCTGGGTATCCGAGTGTACCCGGTGTAATTGGCAATGGTATGGATGTAGTGGAGTTAATCACAGGGCAATCAGTGCGGTATACAGCAGAAACATCTGAGCCATTAGTGGCTGTAGGGTGA
- a CDS encoding FTR1 family protein: MNWSAALPTFFITLREGVEAALVVGIVFACLQQAQKQVLNRWVYFGVLSGILASFGFGLLLHLGLQGLQTSSQLYAPVFQELFKVGLGVVAIAMLSWMLIWMTRQARFLKAEIQGSVKSALGEDNRAASAIFSLVFIAVFREGLETALFIVAKFQEGLTPVLGAIGGLSIAILIGMLLFKWSIRINLSQFFQVMGVFLLVIVSGLVISALRHVDAAAIAFSQINPEFAGICVQGNTSCILGPQIWDFSAILPDRQFPGILLKTLFGYTQKLYLVQALGYFLFWITVGSLYFRSLSQPTQLKPAAKLN; encoded by the coding sequence ATGAATTGGAGTGCTGCATTACCTACGTTTTTCATTACCCTGCGGGAAGGTGTAGAAGCTGCTTTAGTAGTTGGGATAGTCTTTGCTTGTTTACAGCAAGCTCAGAAACAAGTGTTGAATCGCTGGGTTTACTTCGGAGTCCTGAGCGGTATTTTAGCAAGTTTTGGATTTGGTTTACTACTTCATCTAGGTTTACAGGGATTGCAGACATCTTCGCAACTCTATGCACCTGTGTTTCAGGAATTGTTTAAGGTGGGATTAGGCGTGGTTGCGATCGCCATGCTCAGCTGGATGCTAATCTGGATGACACGACAAGCGCGATTTCTCAAAGCAGAGATTCAAGGCTCTGTTAAAAGTGCCTTGGGTGAAGACAACCGTGCAGCTTCGGCTATTTTCAGCTTAGTTTTTATTGCTGTCTTTCGAGAAGGCTTAGAAACTGCTTTGTTCATAGTGGCTAAGTTTCAAGAAGGTTTGACACCTGTCTTAGGAGCGATAGGAGGACTCAGCATTGCGATTTTGATTGGGATGTTGCTCTTTAAATGGAGTATCCGCATCAATTTGAGTCAATTTTTCCAGGTGATGGGTGTATTTCTGCTGGTGATTGTGTCTGGATTAGTGATTTCTGCTTTGCGCCATGTCGATGCAGCTGCGATCGCTTTTAGCCAAATCAATCCTGAATTTGCTGGAATTTGCGTACAAGGTAACACTTCTTGTATTTTAGGGCCACAAATTTGGGATTTCTCAGCCATCTTACCCGATCGCCAGTTTCCTGGAATCTTGCTAAAAACTTTATTTGGCTATACGCAAAAACTTTATCTCGTGCAAGCTTTAGGGTATTTCTTATTTTGGATAACTGTAGGTAGCCTCTACTTCCGCAGTCTTAGCCAACCCACACAATTAAAGCCAGCAGCCAAACTCAATTGA
- a CDS encoding PAS domain S-box protein yields MRFNDQLINLPTLDHVLDRSPLTISPDSYVVEAIVLMSQKRSINYTFTNFNQSLDSRCCNQEASDYVLIVDGKHLLGIFTVKDVVRVTASSRDLSKVKIAEVMTQQVVSLKQSDCQNILTALLLLHQHQIRHLPILDDDGQLLGIVTETDLLQVFDLVKMIGVVEGLQQYLQKPTNELKQFHQQIDNVVYQTQNHLKRWVEEKSAQVMEVNEELQQTLEQLRLIEEELRQQNEELIVARESAELERQRYHDLFEFAPDGYLVTDAAGIIKEVNSAAATLLCVPQKYLVGKPLVLYIAKQDRTTFLNQLKNLQQVQDWEIYLQPREGKPFPASVRVAAIYDLKGERVGWHLLFCNISERKQVEEALRQATEQLEARVAERTGELVVSNVLLHQEITERQRAEEALRQSENLYRHLVESQTDVIIRVDFQGRLTFANAAACQTFGWKVDEFRGQSFFEVFDPNDLPQVIEKMATLASPPYGLTTGEQRAFTVNGIRWFQWNVTAIKNEQGEVVEAQGVGRDITERKQMEEALRESEEKFRHLAANTHAVIWNASPDSFRIFYVSPAYEKIWGRSCQSLYDQPESWIDSVHPDDHDRIRVTTEQQLSSDSTEVEYRIFRPDGSMRWIWDRSFAVYDEQGIVSYYGGIAEDITERKLAEVSLRESEEKFRHFAENTHALIWIADPNSGENLYVNPAYTKIWGRSCQSLRDQPNSWRESVYPEDRKLVEAKLEQQLHGLPSDTEYRIVQPDGSVRWVWDRGFAMQDAQGKVYSYGGVAEDITERKQAEESLRESETRLSLALAAAQMGIWDWNLLTDKAVWSPEMSLLYGLPSDTLCPTYAELLNLLVHPQDRESLAEVVAHSIEQGIEFTKEYRVVWPDGSLHWLCLKGQVYHNELSQPMRMIGTIKDISDRKQAEEALRESEERYRSVVTAMQEGIMLLEADDGRIIACNTSAESILGLNADEAIGRTIYDSSWSTVYEDGSPFPVENYPAIVTLSTGKPCSNVVMGVHKPNKQLAWISINCQPLFRDNVTTPYAVVASFSDITEQQAARQERQQTQEKIREQAALLDIATDGIIVRDFQTQILFWNKGAERLYGWQASEAVGKNPNELLFKKTTPQPEVALKSVMEFGTWQGELNKVTKSGKEIIVESRWTLVCDAQGEPKSILCVDTDITEKKQLQEQFFRTQRLESLGTLAGGIAHDLNNILTPILAAAQLVQGRFIQDKERSDQLLAIVESNAKRGAALVKQVLSFARGLKGEQTIVQLKHLIAEIAQIAKQTFPKSIEFSTVLPEDLWAVSGDITQLHQVLMNLVVNARDAMPDGGSILITAENKLIDEAYTRMNLDATVGNYIVLTVEDTGMGMPPEILDRIFEPFFTTKEAGTGTGLGLSTVLGIIKTHKGFIKVSSQVNKGSQFKLFLPAVETSQALSTEDLDMPEGQGELILVVDDEVQICEVARVIMDNHNYKTLTASNGIEAIALYAQHKHKIKAVLMDMMMPEMDGTTAIRTLQRMNPQVQIIACSGLNSAEFFAHIASPDVQAFLAKPFTAKELLKSLRQILTH; encoded by the coding sequence ATGCGATTCAATGATCAGCTGATTAATTTGCCTACTTTAGATCATGTTCTTGATCGTTCTCCCTTGACGATTAGCCCTGATAGCTACGTCGTCGAAGCTATTGTCTTAATGAGTCAAAAACGAAGTATTAATTATACGTTCACCAACTTCAATCAATCATTGGACTCCAGGTGCTGTAATCAAGAAGCATCTGACTATGTATTGATAGTGGACGGAAAACATTTATTAGGAATATTTACTGTAAAAGATGTAGTGAGAGTCACAGCTTCTAGCAGAGATTTATCGAAAGTAAAAATAGCTGAGGTGATGACGCAGCAAGTTGTTAGCCTCAAGCAATCAGATTGTCAAAATATATTGACAGCCTTACTGTTATTGCATCAACATCAGATTCGGCATCTGCCCATTTTGGACGATGATGGGCAATTATTAGGAATTGTCACTGAGACTGATTTGCTGCAAGTATTTGATTTGGTGAAAATGATTGGCGTCGTTGAGGGGTTACAGCAATATTTACAAAAACCCACAAATGAATTAAAGCAATTTCATCAACAAATAGACAACGTAGTTTACCAAACTCAAAATCATTTAAAACGATGGGTTGAAGAAAAATCTGCCCAAGTTATGGAAGTTAACGAGGAACTTCAGCAAACCCTTGAACAATTGCGGCTAATAGAAGAAGAATTGCGCCAACAAAACGAAGAACTGATTGTAGCCCGTGAAAGCGCAGAATTAGAGCGCCAGCGCTATCATGATTTATTTGAGTTCGCTCCAGATGGTTATTTGGTAACTGATGCAGCGGGGATCATTAAAGAGGTTAACAGCGCAGCTGCAACCTTGCTCTGTGTACCTCAAAAATATTTAGTAGGCAAACCATTAGTTCTATATATTGCTAAACAAGACCGGACGACTTTTCTCAACCAATTGAAGAATTTGCAACAGGTACAAGACTGGGAAATTTATCTACAGCCACGAGAAGGTAAACCTTTCCCTGCTAGTGTGAGAGTAGCTGCTATATACGACTTAAAGGGTGAGCGAGTTGGCTGGCACTTGTTGTTCTGCAACATCAGCGAACGCAAGCAAGTAGAAGAAGCGCTGCGCCAAGCTACTGAGCAGTTAGAAGCAAGAGTGGCGGAGCGTACAGGTGAACTTGTGGTTTCTAACGTGCTTTTGCACCAGGAAATAACTGAACGTCAACGGGCTGAGGAAGCTTTGCGACAGAGTGAAAATCTCTATCGCCACCTAGTAGAAAGCCAAACAGACGTAATTATTCGGGTTGACTTTCAGGGGCGACTAACTTTTGCAAATGCGGCGGCGTGCCAAACTTTCGGCTGGAAAGTCGATGAATTCCGTGGCCAGTCATTTTTTGAGGTTTTTGATCCAAATGACTTGCCGCAAGTGATCGAAAAAATGGCAACATTGGCATCACCACCCTATGGCTTGACTACTGGCGAGCAAAGAGCATTCACAGTTAACGGTATCAGATGGTTTCAGTGGAACGTTACCGCAATTAAAAATGAACAAGGAGAAGTTGTTGAAGCGCAAGGAGTAGGAAGAGATATCACCGAGCGCAAGCAGATGGAAGAAGCACTGCGAGAGAGCGAAGAGAAATTTCGCCATTTGGCGGCTAATACCCATGCAGTCATCTGGAACGCCAGCCCTGATTCTTTCCGAATATTTTATGTTAGCCCTGCTTATGAAAAAATTTGGGGTCGCTCTTGTCAAAGTCTATACGACCAGCCTGAATCTTGGATAGATAGCGTTCACCCAGACGATCACGATCGCATCAGGGTAACAACAGAGCAACAGCTTAGTAGTGATTCTACTGAAGTAGAATATCGCATTTTCCGACCTGATGGTTCGATGCGTTGGATTTGGGATCGTAGCTTTGCTGTATATGATGAACAAGGAATAGTTAGCTACTATGGTGGCATTGCGGAAGATATCACTGAGCGCAAACTTGCAGAAGTTTCGCTACGAGAAAGTGAAGAGAAATTTCGCCATTTTGCCGAAAATACCCATGCACTCATCTGGATTGCTGACCCCAATTCTGGAGAAAACCTTTATGTTAATCCTGCTTATACCAAAATTTGGGGTCGCTCTTGCCAAAGTCTACGCGACCAACCTAACTCCTGGCGAGAGTCGGTTTACCCAGAAGATCGCAAACTTGTAGAAGCAAAACTAGAGCAACAGCTGCATGGTCTGCCCAGCGATACAGAATATCGGATTGTGCAACCTGATGGCTCAGTGCGCTGGGTCTGGGATCGGGGCTTTGCTATGCAAGATGCACAAGGAAAAGTTTACTCCTATGGTGGTGTTGCTGAAGATATCACTGAACGCAAGCAAGCAGAAGAATCACTGCGCGAGAGTGAAACACGACTGAGTTTAGCTCTAGCAGCCGCTCAAATGGGCATCTGGGATTGGAATTTGTTGACCGACAAGGCTGTTTGGTCTCCCGAAATGAGCCTATTATATGGTCTGCCAAGCGATACCCTGTGTCCAACCTATGCAGAGTTGCTCAATTTATTAGTGCATCCACAAGACCGGGAGTCTTTGGCTGAGGTTGTAGCTCACAGTATTGAGCAAGGTATCGAATTTACTAAGGAATATCGAGTTGTCTGGCCCGATGGGAGCTTACACTGGTTATGCCTTAAAGGTCAGGTATACCATAACGAACTCAGCCAGCCGATGCGGATGATCGGCACAATTAAGGATATCAGCGATCGCAAGCAAGCAGAGGAAGCTCTACGAGAAAGTGAAGAGCGCTATCGTTCAGTCGTGACTGCGATGCAAGAAGGTATTATGCTACTTGAGGCTGATGATGGTAGAATAATCGCCTGTAATACCAGCGCTGAAAGCATTCTGGGGCTTAACGCCGACGAGGCAATCGGAAGAACTATTTACGATTCTTCTTGGTCTACTGTTTATGAAGACGGCTCTCCCTTCCCAGTTGAAAATTATCCAGCAATAGTTACCTTGAGTACAGGCAAACCTTGCTCGAATGTAGTTATGGGAGTTCATAAGCCCAATAAACAATTAGCGTGGATTTCAATTAATTGCCAACCCCTATTTCGGGATAATGTTACCACCCCCTATGCGGTAGTGGCTTCATTTTCTGACATCACCGAACAGCAAGCTGCCCGGCAGGAACGCCAGCAAACACAAGAGAAAATCCGTGAACAAGCGGCTCTACTTGATATCGCTACTGATGGGATCATAGTTCGAGACTTCCAGACCCAAATTTTATTCTGGAATAAAGGTGCAGAACGTCTGTATGGTTGGCAAGCGAGTGAGGCTGTGGGAAAAAACCCCAACGAGCTTTTGTTCAAAAAAACTACACCACAGCCGGAAGTAGCTTTAAAAAGCGTCATGGAATTTGGCACATGGCAGGGTGAGTTAAATAAAGTTACGAAATCCGGTAAAGAAATTATCGTGGAAAGCCGCTGGACACTGGTGTGTGATGCTCAAGGAGAACCCAAATCCATCCTCTGTGTTGATACCGACATTACAGAAAAGAAACAACTCCAAGAGCAGTTTTTCCGTACCCAGCGGTTAGAAAGCCTTGGCACTCTTGCAGGTGGCATTGCTCACGACTTGAATAATATACTCACGCCAATTTTGGCAGCGGCTCAATTGGTACAGGGAAGATTCATCCAAGACAAAGAACGTTCTGATCAATTGCTGGCAATTGTCGAAAGCAACGCCAAACGGGGAGCAGCTTTAGTCAAGCAAGTTTTGTCCTTTGCCAGAGGTTTAAAAGGAGAGCAGACAATTGTCCAACTCAAGCACCTAATTGCAGAAATTGCTCAGATTGCCAAGCAAACATTTCCCAAATCTATAGAATTTTCCACGGTTCTACCAGAAGACCTTTGGGCTGTTTCTGGAGACATTACCCAACTGCATCAAGTGCTGATGAATTTGGTAGTAAATGCCCGCGATGCTATGCCCGATGGTGGTAGCATCCTGATTACTGCGGAAAATAAGCTGATTGATGAAGCTTATACCAGAATGAACCTTGATGCCACAGTCGGAAATTATATTGTGCTGACTGTAGAGGATACTGGTATGGGAATGCCGCCAGAAATATTAGATAGAATTTTTGAGCCATTTTTCACCACCAAAGAGGCTGGTACAGGCACAGGACTCGGCCTTTCAACCGTGCTTGGCATTATTAAAACTCACAAGGGTTTTATTAAGGTGTCTAGCCAAGTAAATAAAGGCTCCCAGTTTAAGCTGTTTTTGCCGGCGGTGGAAACAAGCCAAGCATTAAGTACAGAAGATTTAGATATGCCGGAAGGGCAAGGAGAATTAATTCTAGTTGTGGATGATGAAGTCCAAATTTGCGAAGTTGCGAGAGTCATTATGGATAACCACAACTACAAAACTCTGACTGCGAGTAATGGAATTGAGGCGATCGCACTCTATGCCCAGCATAAGCATAAAATAAAAGCTGTGTTGATGGATATGATGATGCCAGAGATGGATGGGACTACAGCCATTCGTACCTTACAAAGAATGAACCCGCAGGTTCAAATCATCGCTTGTAGCGGACTCAACTCAGCTGAGTTCTTTGCTCACATTGCTAGCCCTGATGTACAAGCATTTTTAGCGAAGCCCTTCACAGCCAAAGAATTATTAAAAAGCTTACGCCAGATACTCACACACTAA